A window from Chlamydia gallinacea 08-1274/3 encodes these proteins:
- a CDS encoding DUF167 family protein yields MLEVKVIPKSKENALVGFENNVLKIRITEPPEKGKANDAVIALLAKELSLPKRDVTLISGSTSRKKKFLLPKIVERTVSQWKQERFKQD; encoded by the coding sequence ATGTTGGAGGTCAAAGTTATCCCTAAGTCTAAAGAGAATGCTTTGGTAGGGTTTGAAAATAATGTATTAAAAATACGTATTACTGAACCTCCTGAAAAAGGAAAAGCGAATGATGCTGTTATTGCTTTGTTAGCTAAGGAACTTTCTCTTCCTAAACGTGATGTTACGTTGATTTCAGGAAGTACTTCGCGGAAGAAAAAATTTTTGTTACCCAAAATTGTAGAACGTACTGTTTCTCAATGGAAACAGGAACGCTTTAAGCAAGACTAG
- a CDS encoding LOG family protein — protein MNNPFHRNHDAISPDGYLTSPLRMVSSNTYEGEIEILNIPEYFLGFRLPTQCLQLNLKSSLAQLGVDAEAKEIELSKARRRARISLNLSSHDPIASVMLTLLSPGDYIAKLFAADDRRLVRSPKYLERMLKHTDHKGFPLLCFGKKLEHLISLDIIDNRLVVFLPTLPGVVHYDHTIYGLLPLIGKALGQPNLRIRNLLSLYQHRLDKEKNSINNRILLIKTEPLHVRTVFARVVNTLLPEGITHTAANILEPTTKESGDIYEFHGNSTLPVERIPLEFFTIEPYKEHSFFCYRDLLQSSLESPTCIFDIFTTLPGKKEKAATFISKGSEILDLSSDSWTVGSENSLYHPDSPPENLQTYIEAQPCFPFLEAMETGHITSQGVLFSRYFPSSCLKGMLLSYHVNFYLKHIYFQIPSYTYGEYFSDNDRSLLMDLYFAGISVFWADTTSNQVLQYVKRRGKDSGMFVPVKRVQEFRSAYFIGIHGSCMISEGYKQDLFDLLQGLKNLMKTYAPPGFPLGTPLAIMTGGGPGAMAIGNEVAQELQILSCGNSVDFESSPIQQHPNQAVQAKMTYRLSALIQRQEHFHVDLALFVIGGLGTDFEFALELISIKTGKKPPVPVFLLGSADYWKEKVTPIYQSNCRLGTNRGSEWVSNCVFCISSPQAGIEIFRKYMTNTLPIGPDHPPYPEGFIVV, from the coding sequence ATGAATAATCCATTTCATCGAAATCACGATGCAATTTCTCCTGATGGCTACCTGACCTCCCCCCTACGTATGGTATCTTCGAATACATACGAAGGTGAAATAGAAATCCTCAATATCCCTGAATACTTCTTGGGATTTCGTTTACCTACACAGTGCTTACAACTTAACTTAAAAAGTTCCTTAGCACAACTCGGAGTAGACGCTGAGGCTAAAGAAATCGAGCTAAGCAAAGCACGACGACGCGCCCGCATTTCCCTGAATCTCAGCAGCCACGACCCTATTGCCTCAGTGATGCTCACTCTATTATCTCCTGGAGATTACATTGCAAAACTCTTCGCTGCTGATGATCGTAGATTAGTGCGTTCTCCCAAATACCTAGAGAGAATGCTCAAACATACAGATCACAAAGGCTTCCCTCTACTATGTTTTGGGAAAAAATTAGAGCATCTCATTTCTCTAGATATCATCGATAATCGTTTAGTTGTATTTCTTCCTACTCTTCCTGGTGTAGTACATTACGATCACACAATTTACGGCCTACTTCCCCTAATAGGCAAAGCTCTAGGCCAACCTAATCTAAGAATACGTAATCTTCTTTCTCTATACCAACATAGATTAGATAAAGAAAAAAATTCGATCAACAATCGGATTCTACTTATCAAAACAGAACCTTTACATGTCCGCACTGTATTCGCTCGTGTAGTCAATACCCTTCTCCCAGAAGGAATTACCCATACAGCAGCAAACATCCTAGAACCAACGACAAAAGAATCCGGGGATATTTATGAATTCCACGGAAACAGCACCTTGCCTGTAGAAAGAATTCCCTTAGAATTCTTTACTATAGAACCCTATAAAGAACACTCGTTCTTTTGCTACCGTGACTTACTACAATCTTCTTTAGAGTCTCCTACCTGCATTTTCGATATCTTCACAACTCTACCAGGAAAAAAAGAAAAAGCAGCTACCTTTATCTCTAAAGGAAGTGAAATCCTCGATCTATCCTCAGATTCTTGGACGGTAGGATCGGAAAACTCTCTGTATCATCCAGACTCTCCACCAGAAAACCTACAAACCTATATAGAAGCCCAGCCCTGTTTCCCCTTTCTTGAAGCTATGGAAACGGGACACATCACTAGCCAGGGGGTCCTTTTCTCTAGGTATTTCCCTTCATCCTGCCTAAAAGGCATGCTCCTTTCCTACCACGTGAACTTTTATCTTAAGCACATTTACTTTCAAATCCCCTCTTACACCTATGGAGAGTATTTCTCTGATAATGATCGTTCCTTATTGATGGATTTATACTTTGCTGGGATCTCTGTATTTTGGGCAGACACAACATCCAATCAAGTCTTACAATATGTAAAACGCCGTGGAAAAGACTCTGGAATGTTTGTCCCTGTAAAACGCGTTCAAGAATTTCGCTCGGCTTATTTTATCGGCATCCATGGTTCTTGCATGATTTCTGAGGGTTACAAACAAGATCTTTTCGATCTCCTACAAGGATTAAAAAATCTTATGAAAACCTATGCTCCTCCAGGATTTCCCCTAGGCACTCCCCTAGCCATTATGACAGGAGGAGGCCCTGGAGCTATGGCCATTGGCAATGAAGTAGCTCAAGAACTTCAGATACTCTCTTGTGGAAACAGTGTAGATTTTGAGTCTTCTCCAATCCAACAACATCCTAACCAGGCAGTTCAAGCAAAAATGACCTACCGCCTCTCAGCATTAATTCAACGTCAAGAACACTTCCATGTAGACTTGGCTCTCTTTGTTATTGGAGGACTAGGAACAGATTTTGAATTTGCTTTAGAACTCATCAGCATAAAAACAGGGAAAAAACCTCCTGTGCCTGTATTCTTACTCGGCTCTGCTGATTATTGGAAAGAAAAAGTCACTCCTATTTACCAAAGTAACTGCCGGTTAGGAACCAACCGAGGTTCGGAATGGGTAAGCAATTGCGTCTTCTGCATTTCTTCACCCCAAGCAGGAATAGAAATTTTCCGAAAATATATGACAAACACACTACCTATAGGCCCTGACCATCCTCCATATCCCGAAGGATTCATCGTTGTTTAA
- a CDS encoding DUF1207 domain-containing protein: MGRRFYYIHYSFSLALLGSIFCYFSIHAQEGRCIDCENFNKGISCTDQLPDNIQGSENSCYLTGYVQALVDMHFIDSGTQVVVQDGVAYLFSLPIEAGLSSAIIGFIKELPFISSLVICSSSYQECYQQTVDQKPCPPLPKHKALGTEMICGKEGVWLPQNTILFAPLIADPRQVTNSAGIRFNEKVIGKRVGSAIFGGDFILLRLFDISRFHADVDIGLQGGVFSVFDLDHPEACMVNSDFFVAGLLGCAVDKWSFRLRLWHLSSHLGDEFLLAHPNFPRFNLSDEGIDFFISLRYNPQIRLYGGIGYIVSRDLTFPERPFYIETGTELRPFGLHEGSLYAQPIFAMHFRFWEEQHFGIDQTYILGMEWSRFRDVGRKIRAFVEYHQGFSKEGQFVREPCNYYGFRLSYGF; this comes from the coding sequence ATGGGAAGACGATTCTATTATATTCATTATTCATTTAGCTTGGCTTTGCTGGGTTCTATTTTTTGTTATTTTTCTATTCATGCTCAGGAAGGGAGATGTATAGATTGTGAGAATTTCAATAAAGGGATCTCTTGCACAGATCAGCTTCCTGATAATATCCAAGGCTCTGAAAATAGCTGTTATCTTACGGGGTACGTTCAAGCTCTTGTGGATATGCATTTTATAGATAGTGGAACTCAGGTAGTGGTTCAGGACGGTGTTGCCTATCTTTTTTCTCTTCCTATAGAAGCAGGGCTATCTTCAGCAATTATTGGGTTTATTAAAGAATTGCCGTTTATTTCTTCTCTTGTGATTTGTAGTTCTTCATATCAGGAGTGCTATCAGCAGACAGTTGATCAGAAGCCTTGCCCTCCTTTGCCTAAACATAAGGCTTTAGGAACGGAGATGATCTGTGGAAAAGAAGGAGTTTGGCTTCCCCAAAATACCATTCTTTTTGCTCCGTTAATTGCAGATCCACGTCAAGTAACGAATAGTGCAGGAATTCGTTTTAATGAAAAAGTGATTGGAAAGCGTGTAGGATCTGCAATTTTTGGTGGGGATTTTATTCTCTTACGTTTGTTTGATATTTCGCGTTTTCATGCAGATGTGGATATTGGCCTACAAGGAGGTGTGTTTTCTGTTTTTGATTTAGATCATCCTGAAGCTTGTATGGTGAATTCCGATTTCTTTGTTGCTGGTTTACTAGGATGCGCTGTAGATAAGTGGAGTTTCCGTTTGCGTCTTTGGCATCTTTCTTCTCATTTAGGAGATGAATTTCTTTTAGCTCATCCCAATTTTCCTCGGTTTAACCTCAGTGATGAAGGAATTGATTTTTTTATTTCTTTACGTTACAACCCACAAATTCGCTTATATGGAGGTATAGGCTATATTGTTAGTAGAGATTTGACCTTCCCTGAGCGTCCTTTTTATATTGAAACAGGAACAGAATTGCGTCCTTTTGGATTGCATGAGGGGAGCTTGTATGCTCAGCCGATTTTTGCTATGCATTTTCGTTTTTGGGAAGAGCAGCATTTTGGAATTGATCAGACCTATATTCTTGGTATGGAATGGTCAAGATTCCGTGATGTTGGAAGAAAGATACGTGCTTTTGTTGAGTACCATCAAGGCTTTTCTAAAGAAGGACAATTTGTTCGTGAACCTTGTAATTACTACGGTTTTCGCTTGAGCTATGGTTTTTAA
- a CDS encoding CT392 family protein, whose translation MSTISGNSGNSASSPEEPNLIPPENQENSSQEQSVGFTSSGLSVRPATSSTSVVLRDPKESQAVLVEDAARSAMQQGTLVSGLTPSTSAATEAATMLANVEQGEAEAIDGFILLPQNYQEFMALVVNLEEKFNEVCRELNTYREQRHSSSTSSTRKLKRADRSNRLEAQYQRLRSSSEELKNQSAYLVSCIADCHKAVMGKSYEEVGSYLGEQGEVLLGVLSRLGVEYSGDEGEWKISPDGMVLKCHELILRLHACIDEYHVEDISEKQQSVCQTVLNKFMTFWETAINLFHELMDRVIFFLLWLIKIVRDRLGGSKNVTENPYAAIFIQNQERQSSSTSLRSTVSGRGDLGDEEGILRSDSSSMSMQSSDEESRGGETPANKRGKNKGKK comes from the coding sequence ATGTCAACAATAAGCGGAAATTCTGGGAATAGTGCTTCATCTCCTGAAGAACCCAATCTCATTCCTCCTGAAAATCAAGAGAATTCATCTCAAGAACAGAGTGTAGGATTTACGTCATCTGGTCTAAGTGTTCGTCCAGCAACATCTTCTACTAGTGTTGTCCTTAGGGATCCTAAGGAGTCTCAGGCAGTGCTTGTTGAGGATGCTGCTCGATCTGCAATGCAGCAGGGGACTTTGGTGTCAGGATTAACTCCTAGCACCAGTGCGGCGACAGAAGCTGCGACTATGTTAGCCAATGTAGAGCAGGGAGAGGCAGAAGCTATCGATGGCTTTATCCTGCTACCTCAAAATTATCAAGAGTTTATGGCTTTAGTTGTCAACTTAGAGGAGAAATTCAATGAGGTGTGTAGAGAATTAAATACGTATCGAGAGCAACGCCATTCCTCAAGCACTTCCTCTACTCGAAAGTTAAAGAGAGCTGACCGCAGTAATCGTTTAGAAGCACAATACCAGCGCTTACGGAGTAGCTCAGAAGAATTGAAAAACCAATCAGCTTATCTTGTTTCTTGTATCGCGGACTGCCATAAAGCAGTTATGGGAAAATCTTATGAAGAGGTAGGTAGTTATTTAGGAGAGCAAGGCGAGGTACTGTTAGGTGTTCTTTCTAGGCTGGGGGTAGAGTATAGTGGTGATGAGGGAGAATGGAAAATTTCTCCTGATGGAATGGTTCTTAAATGTCATGAGCTAATCCTTCGTTTGCATGCTTGTATTGATGAGTATCATGTTGAGGATATAAGTGAAAAACAACAATCCGTATGTCAAACGGTTTTGAATAAATTTATGACATTTTGGGAAACTGCAATAAATCTATTTCATGAGTTAATGGATCGTGTGATCTTTTTCCTACTTTGGTTAATAAAGATTGTTCGCGATCGTTTAGGGGGAAGTAAGAATGTTACTGAGAATCCTTATGCGGCGATTTTTATTCAGAATCAAGAACGTCAGAGTTCTTCTACATCATTGAGGTCTACAGTTTCTGGTAGAGGGGATCTTGGAGATGAGGAAGGAATTCTTCGTTCAGATTCTTCCTCTATGAGTATGCAATCAAGTGACGAAGAATCTAGAGGAGGAGAAACTCCTGCAAATAAAAGAGGCAAAAATAAGGGGAAAAAATAA
- a CDS encoding LL-diaminopimelate aminotransferase, protein MDRNINLSRIEEHYLFSSIRQKIQKFQQYQPDVSIVDLSIGNTTQPLDGSVVHAFTQSINKLSNPKTYSGYGPELGLPMLREHIAHVLYQDNVSPKEVFISDGAKTDIFRLLSLFGPGKTVAIQDPSYPVYSDVAYLTGARKVIKLPCTKQTNFFPQIPSEESIDIFCLCSPNNPTGTVLTKEQLSTLVNYANNQGSIILFDAAYSAFISNSSLPKSIFEIPGARSCAIEVNSFSKSLGFSGVRLGWNVVPEQLTYANGYEIIRDWQRFLCTTFNGASLPVQEAAMAGLSLFPNIEALSHYQKNSAILSQALQKSGFIVHGGQHSPYLWVEIPNDIPDEDIFDFFLHQYHIAITPGIGFGECGKGYVRFSALGKREDILLACKRLNQSPVWASTVLSL, encoded by the coding sequence ATGGATAGAAACATCAATCTTTCACGAATAGAAGAGCATTACCTTTTTTCTAGCATTCGCCAGAAAATCCAAAAGTTTCAACAATACCAGCCTGATGTATCTATTGTTGATCTTTCCATAGGGAACACAACACAACCTTTAGACGGTTCTGTCGTACATGCCTTTACTCAATCTATAAACAAATTAAGCAATCCTAAAACGTATTCGGGTTATGGTCCTGAACTCGGACTTCCCATGTTAAGAGAACACATTGCTCATGTCCTCTACCAAGACAATGTCTCTCCTAAAGAAGTATTCATTTCTGATGGTGCAAAAACAGACATTTTTCGTTTGCTTTCCTTATTTGGTCCTGGGAAAACCGTAGCAATTCAAGATCCTTCCTATCCTGTTTATAGTGACGTAGCCTATTTAACAGGAGCAAGAAAAGTTATCAAATTGCCTTGTACTAAACAGACCAATTTCTTTCCTCAAATTCCTTCTGAAGAATCTATTGATATCTTTTGCCTTTGTTCTCCAAATAATCCTACGGGAACTGTATTAACAAAAGAACAGTTAAGTACCCTGGTAAACTATGCTAACAATCAAGGAAGTATTATCCTTTTTGATGCTGCTTATAGTGCATTTATTTCCAATTCTTCTTTACCAAAAAGTATTTTTGAAATTCCTGGAGCACGTTCTTGCGCTATAGAAGTTAATTCCTTTTCCAAATCCTTAGGATTCTCCGGAGTACGTCTAGGATGGAATGTAGTTCCTGAGCAGCTTACCTACGCTAACGGCTATGAAATTATTCGTGATTGGCAACGTTTCTTATGTACAACATTCAATGGAGCCTCTCTACCTGTACAAGAAGCGGCGATGGCAGGACTCTCTCTCTTCCCTAATATAGAAGCCCTCTCTCATTACCAGAAAAACAGTGCTATTTTATCCCAGGCGCTACAAAAATCCGGGTTCATTGTACACGGAGGTCAACACTCTCCTTATTTATGGGTAGAAATTCCCAACGACATTCCAGATGAAGATATTTTCGACTTTTTCTTACACCAATACCATATTGCCATTACCCCTGGAATAGGTTTTGGAGAATGTGGAAAGGGTTATGTACGTTTTTCTGCTTTAGGAAAAAGGGAAGATATTCTTCTTGCTTGTAAGCGATTGAACCAATCCCCTGTCTGGGCTAGCACGGTGCTATCATTATGA
- a CDS encoding proline--tRNA ligase gives MRTSQLFYKTSKNANKDAAVLSYELLEKAGYIVKTAKGIYIYTPLFCRVAQKMMHIVREELNAIGGQELVLPILHPAELWQRTGRWTAFCSEGLLYTLVDREDRELCLAPTHEEMISLFVSQWLSGKKQLPLHLYQIATKFRDEIRPRFGLMRAREFLMEDSYTFSDSPEQMEEQYALVRQAYQNIFDRLGLKYVIVEADGGKIGKGKSEEFHILCSLGEDTLCVSGDYGANIETAVACPPEYTYDTLELPKEEVITPNIRTIEQLTDFFSLPPHKILKTLVFKLSHQGTESFVAVGIRGDRQINPTKVRSFFNADECSLASDEEIQQHLGTEKGFIGPLNCPIPFYGDKTTQVMTNFICAGNVPDKHYKNINWSRDLPSPQYADFLLAEAGDGCPANNNAPYEIFSGVEVAHIFNLGTRYTECFDVGFQDNHGKKQICWMGTYGIGIGRTLAACIEQLADDHGIVWPSAIAPFDISILYNGGDLHAEKVAEQLYEQLIQSGYSPLLDDRNERLGFKLKDSDLIGIPYKLILGKTFHNSGVLELESRLKQKFSIEPKNFLNWCEAHFPKQHSYSIY, from the coding sequence ATGAGAACCTCCCAGCTTTTCTATAAGACCTCAAAAAATGCTAATAAGGACGCAGCAGTTCTTTCCTATGAACTTTTAGAAAAAGCGGGGTATATTGTTAAAACTGCTAAGGGCATCTACATCTATACCCCACTATTTTGTCGTGTAGCGCAAAAAATGATGCATATTGTTCGTGAAGAACTCAACGCTATTGGAGGACAAGAACTTGTGCTTCCTATCCTCCATCCCGCAGAATTATGGCAACGAACAGGACGATGGACAGCTTTCTGCTCAGAAGGTCTCCTCTATACTCTTGTTGATAGAGAAGATAGGGAACTCTGTCTTGCTCCAACACATGAAGAAATGATCTCCCTATTTGTTTCCCAATGGCTATCAGGGAAAAAACAACTGCCTCTCCACCTATACCAAATCGCCACAAAATTTCGTGATGAAATTCGTCCACGCTTTGGCTTGATGCGAGCACGAGAATTCCTTATGGAAGATAGCTATACCTTTTCTGACTCTCCAGAACAAATGGAAGAACAGTATGCTCTTGTTAGACAAGCATACCAAAACATCTTCGACAGACTAGGCCTTAAATATGTTATTGTTGAAGCCGATGGGGGAAAAATTGGGAAAGGAAAATCTGAAGAATTCCACATTTTATGCTCTTTAGGAGAGGATACCCTTTGCGTAAGTGGAGATTATGGAGCAAATATTGAAACTGCTGTAGCTTGCCCCCCGGAATATACCTATGATACTTTAGAGTTACCCAAAGAAGAAGTCATCACTCCTAATATACGGACTATTGAACAACTTACAGATTTTTTCTCCCTACCCCCACACAAAATCCTGAAAACCTTGGTATTTAAGCTTTCACACCAAGGAACAGAATCTTTTGTTGCTGTCGGCATACGAGGAGATCGGCAAATCAACCCTACAAAAGTACGCTCTTTCTTTAATGCTGATGAATGTTCTCTTGCCTCCGATGAAGAAATTCAACAACATCTAGGAACAGAAAAAGGTTTTATTGGCCCCCTCAATTGTCCTATTCCTTTTTATGGAGACAAAACCACACAGGTAATGACAAATTTTATTTGTGCAGGGAATGTGCCTGACAAACATTATAAAAACATTAACTGGTCCCGAGATCTTCCCTCCCCTCAATATGCGGACTTTCTCCTTGCTGAAGCAGGTGATGGTTGCCCCGCAAACAACAATGCTCCCTACGAAATTTTTTCAGGAGTTGAAGTTGCTCACATTTTTAATTTAGGCACGCGCTATACAGAATGCTTTGATGTTGGATTTCAGGACAATCATGGAAAAAAACAAATTTGTTGGATGGGAACTTATGGTATTGGTATAGGAAGAACCCTAGCAGCATGTATCGAGCAACTTGCAGATGATCATGGTATTGTTTGGCCTTCAGCTATCGCTCCTTTTGACATCTCCATTCTTTATAACGGAGGTGATCTACACGCTGAGAAAGTTGCTGAACAACTCTACGAACAACTCATACAGTCGGGATACTCTCCTCTATTAGATGACCGTAATGAACGTCTGGGTTTTAAATTAAAAGACAGCGATCTTATCGGTATTCCTTACAAGCTCATTTTAGGAAAGACCTTTCATAATTCCGGAGTTTTAGAACTGGAGTCCCGATTAAAACAGAAATTTTCTATAGAACCAAAAAATTTCTTGAATTGGTGTGAGGCGCATTTTCCTAAGCAGCACTCTTACTCAATTTATTAA
- a CDS encoding ABC transporter substrate-binding protein, translating to MILHKITRCTFFFAIISSFIAVIMSSPNTEKISPKIAVFLSFSHSLLDDCSQSCIEVLQTLEQAPEICIVNAEDSVVKAKKLARTLHNDHNIIAIVTLGSIATKVMSQIETKKPIIYAAVPEGETLLFPKSQMNIYGVNDTLDINQCCFAIQAVRTNAETLIYLAPVEPFPSTLQQEITKKLTASGISVIAIPITTTNFKTRIQQAIEKRPSAVFLPFSSLSYKQGTAVIEDIVKEKIPVITDDLSLVSEGACVGCGVDFKKSGKQIGQMVSYILNCDFTHEGLRKIIAEPLPQTTMFNEEVIRRLGLKISKTERKQFRSIIFKDKKATAKNSEKTEGEVSSSLA from the coding sequence ATGATTCTTCATAAAATAACTCGATGTACTTTTTTCTTCGCTATCATTAGTTCCTTCATTGCAGTTATCATGTCCTCTCCTAATACGGAAAAGATATCACCTAAAATTGCCGTATTTCTATCTTTTTCTCATTCTTTACTAGATGACTGCTCTCAAAGCTGTATTGAAGTTCTTCAAACATTGGAGCAAGCTCCTGAAATCTGTATTGTCAATGCTGAGGATAGTGTAGTCAAAGCTAAGAAACTTGCTCGTACACTCCACAATGATCATAATATTATCGCTATTGTCACCTTAGGCTCTATAGCAACAAAAGTGATGAGCCAAATTGAAACAAAAAAACCTATTATTTATGCCGCTGTTCCCGAAGGAGAAACTTTATTATTTCCTAAAAGTCAAATGAATATCTATGGGGTCAACGATACTCTAGACATTAATCAATGCTGCTTTGCTATACAAGCTGTTCGTACAAATGCAGAAACACTAATTTACTTAGCTCCTGTAGAACCTTTCCCCTCAACCCTACAACAAGAAATTACAAAAAAGCTAACTGCATCGGGGATTTCCGTAATAGCTATTCCCATAACAACAACAAATTTTAAAACGCGTATTCAACAAGCAATTGAAAAACGCCCATCAGCTGTTTTCTTACCATTTTCTTCGCTATCTTATAAACAGGGCACTGCTGTGATTGAAGATATTGTCAAAGAGAAAATTCCTGTTATTACAGATGATCTCTCTCTAGTTTCCGAAGGCGCTTGTGTTGGTTGTGGAGTTGATTTCAAAAAATCAGGGAAACAAATAGGGCAAATGGTTAGCTATATTCTTAACTGTGATTTTACTCACGAAGGATTAAGAAAAATTATCGCTGAGCCCTTACCTCAAACAACAATGTTTAACGAAGAAGTTATTCGTCGCTTAGGACTAAAAATTAGCAAAACTGAACGTAAGCAATTTCGTTCAATTATTTTCAAAGATAAAAAAGCTACTGCGAAAAATTCTGAAAAGACAGAAGGAGAAGTTTCGTCTAGTCTTGCTTAA